The Armatimonadota bacterium genome includes the window GAAGGGCGTCGAAACCCTTTTCAAGGCCGTCGAGCTTGCGATCGGCGAGTTCAAGCGAAAGAAGAACGCATGACTTCCAGCGACCGACATGCCGGAGGGGCGAGCGCATCGCTCAGGGAGCGGATCAACCGCCTGAAGGGCGCCGCGAACGCGGTGATCCTCGCGCACAACTACCAGCTCGACGAGATCCAGGAGATCGCCGACTTCACGGGCGACTCGCTCGAACTGAGCCGGAAGGCGGCCTCGACTTCCGCCGAAGTGATCGTCTTCTGCGGCGTACACTTCATGGCCGAGACGGCGAAGATCCTCTCGCCCGCGAAGACCGTCCTTCTGCCGGATCTGAAGGCCGGGTGCCCGATGGCGGACATGATCAACGCCGAGCAGCTCCGGGCGTTCAAGGCGGAGTATCCCGGCCGCCCCGTCGCCGCCTACGTGAACACTTCAGCCGAGGTTAAGGCCGAGAGCGACGTCTGCTGCACGTCGGCCAACGCAGTCAAGGTCGTGGAATCGCTCGACGAAGACGAGGTGATCTTCGTCCCGGACAAGTGCCTCGGCGACTACGTGGCGTCAAAGACGTCGAAGAAGATCATTCTCTATCCGGGGTACTGCCCCACCCACCACCGGATCAGGCCGGAGGACATCCTCCGCCGGAAGTCCGAGCATCCCGACGCCTATGTGATGGTTCACCCGGAGTGTACCCGCGCGGTCGTTCAGCTCGCGGACGGCGTGTTCAGCACGTCGGGGATGATACGATTCGCCAGGGAGAGCTCCCATCGGGAGTTTATCGTCGGCACGGAGAAGGGCATACTGCATCGTCTGCATCAGGAGAGCCCCGGGAAGAAGTTCTTCACGCCGACGGACAATACGATCTGCCCGAACATGAAGAAGATCACGCTGGAGAAACTTCTCTGGTCGCTCGAAGATATGCAGTACCCGATCGAGCTTTCTGCCGATATAATGGATAGGGCGCGCGGGGCAATCCGGCGAATGATCGAGATCGCGTAGCCATCCGAACGAGGACGCCGCAGGCGGTACAGCATGAACCTGAACTATCTGGAAGTGGAAGAAACCGTCCGAAGGGCGCTTGACGAGGACATCGGCGCGGGCGATGTCACGACCGCGCTCACCGTCTCTTCGTCGGCCGTCTCGAACGCGAGGATAATCGCAAGGGAAGAAGGGATCATCGCCGGACTTCCCGTCGCGGCGATCTGCTTCCGACTGGTCGCCGAGAGCTACTCCGCCGGGCACATGACGGTCATAAAGCGCGTGCGCCCGCCTCACACCGCCGCCGTGCGGATAGAGGGACTCCCTCAGGCGGGCAAGCCGATCCGGATCACCGCCAAGCACCTCGGCAAGCCGGCGGTGAACGTCACCGGCGGGCCCGTCGCCCCGCGGAAGTCAAGCGAGCGCGAGTCCAACCTGGCGTTTCGCGCCGAGCTATCCGACGGCGCGATGGTTCAGTCCGGAGACATCATCGCGGAGATCACCGGTCCCACGGTCGCCATTCTCACGGCGGAGCGGACCGCCCTGAACTTCCTCCAGCGGCTGTCCGGGATCGCTACCAGGACTGCGCGGCTGGTCAGCCTCGTCGAGGGCACGGGCGCGGTCGTGATGGACACCCGCAAGACCACTCCGGGGCTGCGCAGCCTCGAGAAGTACGCAGTCCGGCGAGGCGGAGGGCGAAACCACCGTTTCGGGCTCTACGACGCGGTACTAATCAAGGACAACCACATCGAGGCGGCCGGCGGAATCGCGGAGGCGATCGAGGCGGCGCGGGCGGACGCGTCCCACCTGATGAAGATCGAGGCCGAGGCGGAGACCCTCGCGCAGGTCGAGACGGCGCTCGAAGCCGGCGCCGACATCATCCTGCTCGACAACATGAGTCCGGCTGACCTGAAGAAGGCCGTCAAGGCGTGCAGAGGGCGCGCTCTCACCGAGGCATCCGGAAACGTCACCGAGAAGAACATCCTCGAGGTCGCCAAGACCGGGGTTGACATGATCTCGGTCGGCGCGTTGACTCACTCCGTGGACGCCCTGGATCTCAGCCTCGAGATAACGGGATGATCCCGATTCGTCCGGCACGCCGCTGATGCGATACTCCATCCACCGATTCGATTCGGTTGCCTCGACGAACGACCTGGCGGCGCGAATGGCCGGCGACGGCGCGCCGGAGGGCACGGTCGTCGCCGCCGACGAGCAGAGCGCGGGGCGCGGGCGTCTGGGACGCCGATGGATATCCCCGCCGGACTCCGGCCTTTATCTGAGCATCGTGCTCCGCCCGCAGATTCCCGCCGATTCTCACTGGCAGCTCGCCTTCGTGTGTTCCCTGGCGGTCGCCGAGGCCGTTCGGGCCGCAACCGGTCTGGCGGCTCAGACCAAGTGGCCGAACGACGTGCTGCTGAACGGCCGCAAGGTCGCCGGAGTTCTCGTCGAGAGATGCCGAGCCGCTGACGGCGCGGTGATCGCCGGCATCGGGATCAACGTCAACACGGCCGACTGGCCCGCGGAGATCGCTGAGTCCGCCACATCCATACTGCTGGAGTCCCTCGAGGCG containing:
- the nadC gene encoding carboxylating nicotinate-nucleotide diphosphorylase codes for the protein MNLNYLEVEETVRRALDEDIGAGDVTTALTVSSSAVSNARIIAREEGIIAGLPVAAICFRLVAESYSAGHMTVIKRVRPPHTAAVRIEGLPQAGKPIRITAKHLGKPAVNVTGGPVAPRKSSERESNLAFRAELSDGAMVQSGDIIAEITGPTVAILTAERTALNFLQRLSGIATRTARLVSLVEGTGAVVMDTRKTTPGLRSLEKYAVRRGGGRNHRFGLYDAVLIKDNHIEAAGGIAEAIEAARADASHLMKIEAEAETLAQVETALEAGADIILLDNMSPADLKKAVKACRGRALTEASGNVTEKNILEVAKTGVDMISVGALTHSVDALDLSLEITG
- the nadA gene encoding quinolinate synthase NadA, translating into MTSSDRHAGGASASLRERINRLKGAANAVILAHNYQLDEIQEIADFTGDSLELSRKAASTSAEVIVFCGVHFMAETAKILSPAKTVLLPDLKAGCPMADMINAEQLRAFKAEYPGRPVAAYVNTSAEVKAESDVCCTSANAVKVVESLDEDEVIFVPDKCLGDYVASKTSKKIILYPGYCPTHHRIRPEDILRRKSEHPDAYVMVHPECTRAVVQLADGVFSTSGMIRFARESSHREFIVGTEKGILHRLHQESPGKKFFTPTDNTICPNMKKITLEKLLWSLEDMQYPIELSADIMDRARGAIRRMIEIA
- a CDS encoding biotin--[acetyl-CoA-carboxylase] ligase → MRYSIHRFDSVASTNDLAARMAGDGAPEGTVVAADEQSAGRGRLGRRWISPPDSGLYLSIVLRPQIPADSHWQLAFVCSLAVAEAVRAATGLAAQTKWPNDVLLNGRKVAGVLVERCRAADGAVIAGIGINVNTADWPAEIAESATSILLESLEAASRPEIERAVLDALDARYEALKSEGFSPILDAWRGLDCTVGREVEVRAADGVVRGVAAAVSESGSLIVRSGGGALTEISAGDVLLAG